Genomic DNA from Paenibacillus sp. MBLB1832:
GCTGGTCTGTTCGTCTTCTGCAAGCTTGAGCTTGCCGCTAAGGGAAACAGCATGCAGGTAGAGGATGAATGCAGCACGATTCTCGCTGAAGCTGGTGTTGTTCACAGGTCTTATGTAAGTGATGACCGGAAGGGGAATTCGCTTGTTGACATCGGTACGAGTGTCCAGCCAAGCTCCATAGGAGTGCATTTTACTTACTAGATCAATCGCTCTCGCATCGCCGAATTCATCGGTATCCAGAAGCAAACTTTTGGATGTAAAGATTTTCTTCTGAGCAGTGTTATAAAAATCAATTTCGGCAACATGTTCCAACCCGCTGCGCAAATTGTTCAGCACCCCGTATAAATCAAGCATCGTACGCACATTACGAGAGCTTAGCTCCTCTTGCGTAAATTGGAGAAGCGAGTTGTTCTGGTAGGTATATTGAAGCATCAATTCGTCGAACTTTTTAAAAACGCCATTCATTTCTTTCTCTACTTGATTAAGGAATGCCATATGCGTCCGATTGGTTTCGGCGCTGATTACCCGGTTGCTGATCTCTGAGGACAATAGCCCGAACAGAGCAACCGGTATGCTCGAGAGCAGCAACAGCGAGATGAGAAGTTTTTAATGAAATGTTCCTCTTGCGCTTATTGGTTTCATGACAGTCTCCCGATGATAGGGTGATCGGGCGTTGTCTCCATTATAGCATGTGAGATTGACGAACCAACAAACACTTTTTGTTTGGCAACTAACAATACTTGCAGGGTTTCGCGGAAAAAGAACAACTGCCGGCTCAGAAGAGAGGTTCACTATCTATAGCTTTTGTAGATGTGCTCGCAGCTCAGCTGGCGGGAGGTATCCATACTTCCGAAACACTTGGTACATATAGTATCGGCTGGTAAATCCGCAGCAAAGGGCGATATCCTCGATGGATAAATTGGAGTGCTGCAGCGAGTATACCGCCTGCTCTAATCGGTATTTTACAATAAGCTCCATCAAGGAGCATCCCAACTGCTTTTGCAGCAGACGATTGATTTGCCGTGGGGAGAGAAAGACAAGGTGGGCTACTTCCTCTGCAGTAATTGGGCGGTGAAGCTCATTCTGAACGAATTCTTGTATCCGGTTGAGGCGAAGCTCGTTCTCTGCTTTAGGGTCACGATGCGTACTCTCTGCGCGGTAGCTTTGGATGGAC
This window encodes:
- a CDS encoding AraC family transcriptional regulator encodes the protein MKNYFSHCYPHAFEDDARIDQKFERIFNELEAPRVGSHLRVQAILIDLMVDVLQSIQSYRAESTHRDPKAENELRLNRIQEFVQNELHRPITAEEVAHLVFLSPRQINRLLQKQLGCSLMELIVKYRLEQAVYSLQHSNLSIEDIALCCGFTSRYYMYQVFRKYGYLPPAELRAHLQKL